A segment of the Parasphingopyxis algicola genome:
GCGAAGCGATAGTAGAGCGCGCGTCCGATGCCGAACAGGATGAGGGCGGCAAGACCGATCACGACGACCCAGAACAGGCCCTGCCAGACAGGCCCCGTCGTTTCGAGCCATTCGAGCAGCCGCACCAGCCAGCCGGGCGGATCGGCCTGGGGTATCTCGAAGCGCGCCATTTCGGTCTGGAACCGCTCGCTTTCGACGAGCTCGCGATAGGCCGTCTCGAAATTCTGCTTGTCTGCATTGGCGATCGGCGGTGCCGCTGCCGTCATAGGCTGATCCGTTTCCCCTCGCGACTGCCACCTGCATACCGCGCGGGCCGGGTCATGGCGAGGGCCGATCTCGCCCCCGGGAAACGGCTTTGGCCTTTCACGCGTTGGCAGGTTATGGACGCAAACGACTTGATCAGGAGACACAGATGAAATTGGGATCGCTCAAGGCTGGCCGGGACGGGAAACTGGTCGTTGTCAGCCATGATCTCGCCTGGTGCGCCGATGCCGCGCATATCGCACCGACCCTGCAGGCGGCGCTCGACGATTGGGATACGATCGCGCCGCAGCTCGAGAATCTTGCGACCGACCTCGCGCACGACGCCATTCCCAAGGAACGGTTTCACGAGCGCGAGGCGGCATCGCCGCTGCCGCGCGCCTATCAATGGGCGGATGGGTCTGCCTATGTGAATCACGTCGTCCTCGTGCGCAAGGCGCGCGGCGCCGAGATTCCTGACAGTTTCTGGGAAGACCCGCTGATGTATCAGGGCGGCTCGGACGGGTTTATCGGTCCGCGCGATCCGATCCCGCTTCCCGACGAGGAATGGGGCTGCGATCTCGAGGCCGAGATCGTCGTCGTCACCGGCGATGTGCCGCAGGGCGCGAGCCGCGACGAGGCGCTGGGTGCGATCCGGCTCGTCGGGCTAGTGAACGACGTATCCTTGCGCAACCTGATTCCCGCCGAGCTCGGCAAGGGGTTCGGCTTCGTCCAGTCGAAACCGGCGAGCGCCTTTTCGCCGGTATTCGTGACACCGGACGAACTCCCCAACTGGAAGGAGGGCAAGCTGCACGGGCCGCTGATGGTCGATCTCAACGGCAAGCCGTTCGGCCGCGCCGATGCCGGCGAGGACATGACCTTCGATTTCGGCACGCTCGTCGCGCACCTCGCAAAGACGCGGAACCTCGTGGCGGGTTCCATCATCGGTTCGGGCACCGTGTCCAACCGCGACGAAGATGGCGGTCCGGGCAAGCCGATCGACCAGGGCGGACGCGGCTATAGCTGCCTCGCCGAGGTCCGGATGGTGGAGAAGATCCTCGACGGCGAGATGAAGACGCCCTTC
Coding sequences within it:
- a CDS encoding fumarylacetoacetate hydrolase family protein, with amino-acid sequence MKLGSLKAGRDGKLVVVSHDLAWCADAAHIAPTLQAALDDWDTIAPQLENLATDLAHDAIPKERFHEREAASPLPRAYQWADGSAYVNHVVLVRKARGAEIPDSFWEDPLMYQGGSDGFIGPRDPIPLPDEEWGCDLEAEIVVVTGDVPQGASRDEALGAIRLVGLVNDVSLRNLIPAELGKGFGFVQSKPASAFSPVFVTPDELPNWKEGKLHGPLMVDLNGKPFGRADAGEDMTFDFGTLVAHLAKTRNLVAGSIIGSGTVSNRDEDGGPGKPIDQGGRGYSCLAEVRMVEKILDGEMKTPFLSHGDTVRIWMEDEHGHATFGTIEQEVVEV